In the Hordeum vulgare subsp. vulgare chromosome 7H, MorexV3_pseudomolecules_assembly, whole genome shotgun sequence genome, one interval contains:
- the LOC123409099 gene encoding tRNA modification GTPase MnmE-like, whose translation MVLVINNVDCTPFVRGEEFEKFSGIFRKHVRTCAVTVKGISELESAVIEVRGLESVPSGGRRWTVNQRQLEQLMRTQKAFTRLESSINEQLPLDFWTIDLRDAPLALAAISGEDISKEVLSNIFNKFCIGE comes from the exons ATGGTTCTGGTTATCAACAACGTAGATTGCACACCATTTGTTCGAGGAGAAGAGTTTGAGAAATTCAGCGGAATTTTCAGAAAACATGTGCGCACATGTGCAGTCACTGTTAAAGGCATTTCTGAGTTGGAGAGTGCTGTAATAGAGGTCAGAGGTCTTGAGTCCGTGCCTTCCGGGGGACGACGGTGGACTGTAAACCAG AGACAACTGGAACAGCTCATGAGGACCCAGAAAGCTTTCACAAGACTAGAGTCGTCGATCAATGAGCAGCTGCCCTTGGATTTTTGGACTATTGACTTGAGGGACGCTCCATTGGCTCTGGCAGCAATTAGTGGAGAGGACATATCTAAAGAAGTTTTGAGCAACATATTCAACAAATTCTGCATTGGAGAATGA